From Geotalea uraniireducens Rf4:
GTCGGCGGGAGCGGCCATCTCATGGATCAGTATGTCAACCCCTTGTGCATGCTCAAGCACATAGTTGTTGGGCTTCGTGTCTCCGGTAAATACCATTGAGATCCCATTCCACTCCAACTTGTAGCTAATGGAGCCATCCCGTGCATGTATGGCCGGAAAATGGGAGATTTTCACACCATTTTTGTGATAGGCAATACCCGGGTTTTTCATGTAGCGCAACTCTTTGACTTTTAAATCGTAGCCATCACCGTCCCCTTTGTAGCCGGTAGGCAGGAAACTGAAGCTCTCCCGATGCCACTTAGCCATCTCCAGCAATTTCTTGCAGAAGAACCACGTCCCTTCGTTTTTCGTATCTCCGCTCGGCCCCCACACATTGAGAGCGCTTTTGCGGTCAGACGCGGGGCCAAAACAGTAAATGGTCGTAAGATCGCTCATGTGATCCCCGTGCAAGTGGGTCAGAAACACCTTGTCCATCCTGCTGTATGGCACCCCCAGAGCAACATATTTGGCCACAACGCCTGATCCGCAGTCAAAGACGAACTGGTCCAAAGGCTTCCCGTTTTCACCGCCACCCACCTCGACATAGATACTGTTGCAAGCCTGGTTGATCCGGGGTGTATACCAGGTTCCACAAAATGTTATGCGCATCTCATCCGGCCCCAATGCTGTTCCAGGCTGGAAGCTCTGGTTTAATGTCTGCTGGCCGTTAGTATCTCCGGATGCAAGTGCCACTTGCCCGAGAGCATTGCCCGCTATGCATGCTCCGATTCCTAACCCGGAGATTTTCAACATGTCCCGACGTGAGATCTTTCCCATAACGTCCTCCTTTGTGTTTTTAAAATCTAAACACATCCCGATTGTAAACCCGACTCGTTTTCTCTTTCAGCACTCGCGCTGTGTATCAAGAGTCTTGGCTTGCCGTATTCTCGTTTAAAAAAACAAAGGCCGAGCAAACCAAAGGAACAACCTTCGGCAGCCCGGCCATCTTCATCTGAAGACCCGTTGCTTTCCGCCCCCCTCTCACGAAAGGTTTGGCTTTTTCGGTATATAGATTAACTATCGTAGATATAACATTAAAAATCATTATATCTCTAAGATAGTTCTCGTCAATACTAGCTGTCGACTTATCTGGATTTCAGGGAGATGCCGCTGAATGGATGGAGACAGTTAGGGTGACTTGAAAGTTTGAGTACGCAGGCTCTAATCAAGTTATCAAGAAAGTATCTGACACGTTCCTTTCCTTGATCGCCTGGCTGTCATGGCGGGAGTGGTGGAGGCGTCAGGGAAGGCCAGAGAAGATTGTTTGAAATTAACCTTTGCCGTTATATACTTAGAACGCCAAACATTGAGCGATCAGGAGACGGAAAGAAGCATACTAAGGAGTCATTATGATAACAGACCAATCAGAATGGAAAGTCAAAGCATCTCTGAAACCAGGACAGAAGGGTACCTTAAAACAGTATGAGGAGTTCGGCGATAAACTCTTCTGCGTCAGGTACCGCTATAAAGACGGATTCAGAATTAAAACTGTAGAAATAAGCCAAGGTCTCTAAAAGGTAATGCAAGGGTTATTAAGATAGATGTTTAGTCAGTAACTTCCGGTTAGGTTTTTGCACGACGTTTCTTACGTTTCAACTGTCTAATTTTGTTTGAGTTACCTTGTATTCTTGTGCGACGGCTCTGCTGTTCGGCTGCTGCTTCATTTGCAATCTGATTGCGTAATTCTCGTACCCTGCTAATGCTGACTGGCTCCTGGTGCTGCTCACGGCAATAGATGGCTAGCAGCAGATAGGTGATGAGACCACCAAGTATTTGAACCATGAGACCATATTCGCTTCTGGCAATCAGGTGATACACCTTTAGGTGGCGTTTCCACCAACCGAAGAAGGTCTCTATGTTCCAGCGCAGTTTATAAACCTGGGCCACTTCTTCAGCCGTCAGGTCGTATCTGTTGGTTGCTACCCAGTAGTCCTTGCCGTCAATACGGTAACCAACAAGGCGCAGCTCTTTCTCAGTCTGGTTTATACCTTTGGTGCCGAGAAGTACTATCTGGTCATAGAAGACAATACTGTCAGGATTTACGGCATTCTCTCTGATGACGGTTTTGTGTGTATTCTCCCTGATACGGCAGACAAAAAACTTCTCGGCGGCCTGCCACTGGTCAAAGTGATTATGAGACTGATACCCACGATCCATGACACCGGTTTCGCCTTTGTCGATGATCTTATCAACAAAGGGGCGCTCACCCTCTTTACCGTCGGTCAGGAATATCTTCCTTGGAATACCACGGTTGATATCGAAGCCGATATGGGCCTTGGCCTTCTTAGAGCCGCTTCGGTAATCTGCCCATTCCATAGATAGAACAGCATCTATCAAAGAACCGTCTATGGATACCAGATTGCCAAGGTGAGCATATTCATCGGGAAGCACTCTGCCTGCTTGCTTGACAAGATGCCCGAATACCTCGGAAAGCTGTTCAAGACCACGGTTGTTGATTGCCTCAAAGAAAGAGCTCTTTTTGATTCCCTTGGGGGGAGCAACACATTCCTTGGCGAAGTCATCCTGATCCAGCGCCTGGAGAAGTTCGCTCCCGGAAGAGAACTCTTCCAAGTGATAAAAGATCAGGGCTTTTAGCTGATCATCGAAAGTCATTTGCAACGGGCGATACCCCCTGGATTCAAGTTCATTATCTGACTTGAATCTCTCAAAAATCGGGGTAAGAAGCAATTTGAAAGCGCGTGATTTTCGTCTTTGTTTCAGTCGTTTGAACGGTCGCATATCGTAACTCCTGTAATATTGGATAGTTACGAGTGCGGACCACCGTTTTTTTACTCAAAGTCAAGCAAATAATGCGGTATAACGCTGATTTTACAACTTTTTTACATTCTCAAAGAACCTTGCAAAGACCAAACCGGACAATGCTGATGTTTAGTAGACTATGTGGGGTTCCTGATAAAATGAAATTAAATCCTTTTAAATATGAAAAGCCCACCAATTGTTCGATGGGCTTCTTTTACTCTTACTTAACTGAATACCTTTTCAAGGTCTGTTCCGGATCAGCTACCTCCAGATCGTTACAACTTTCACTTATTTAACCTGCCTGGTGGAGTATCTTCTATAGGATTGCCCTCCTTGTGCAGTATTTAATTCCTTCCAGCTGGTTTAAATCTAGCACTTAAATATTAAAAAAGGCTCTTCGTCATTTCAAGTGGGTAGAGCATATAGCCTGTTGAACTTGAGCCTACCTGCAATGAGGTAGGCCATTGATATCATGTTGCGAGGGTTGCGATACCCTCGGGCTCTTGCTTTTGCTGCCTGGATCAGGCTATTTACCCCCTCCAGGAAGCCGGTGGTCAGACCGCTGTCAAAGTGGCTCAAGATACCATCCCAATGCTCATTTACCGTTCGGGACATTTTTTTAATAAGCCAGAGTGAACTTTTACTGGCGCTCTTGTGCCATTGAGTTAAGAGAGCCTCAGCTTCATGACGACTCTCGGCAAAGTAGACATTCTGCAGATTCAGCTTGTGCGTGTATGCCTCGACGCTTTTATGGCATTGGTTGGCAACTATGGTATCCAGTCGTTCCTGGTCTTCTGGCGTCAAGTTTTCTGGATTTTTGAGGAACAGGAACCGACTCTTCTTGAGAATTTCCGGGAACTGTCGGGCCTCTTCGGCCCTGATTTTACCCATCGCTTCATTCATCAACTTGATGAGGTGAAACTTGTCGAAGGTCGTGACCGCGTTGGGTAACTGCTCTTTGACTCCCTTGATGAAGGCTTTTGACATGTCAATTGCCGCATCGGTTATCTGCTCAGGATCGCCGCCATGCTTCGCGAGGTCGGCAACAAAGTCCTTTACGGTCTCGTTGTCTTTGCCTTCGGTTCCGAACAGGAGTTTCTTCTGATCAAGATCGAAGAAGAAGGTGACGTAATCATGGCCTTTTTTAACAGAGGTTTCATCGATGCCGATACGCTTGACGTCGGAAAAATCCTCTTTAGCTCGGGCCATTTCTACGTAGGCGTTGATTATTCGCCATAAGCGGGTATCGGTAACTGAGAACAGTCTGGCCATGACATTCACCGGCAGATCACGCGCCATGGTCATAACCAGCGCTTCGAACAACAGAGTAAAACCTGATCCGGCACGAGCCCATGGCACCTGAATTTGCTTCACGCCACAGCCTTCGTTAGGACAGTTAACCCGTGGCACCCAGGCATGAATATATGCTTCATATTGGAAGAAGTTCAGATGTCGCCATTCCTTC
This genomic window contains:
- a CDS encoding IS4-like element ISGur4 family transposase, with the translated sequence MRPFKRLKQRRKSRAFKLLLTPIFERFKSDNELESRGYRPLQMTFDDQLKALIFYHLEEFSSGSELLQALDQDDFAKECVAPPKGIKKSSFFEAINNRGLEQLSEVFGHLVKQAGRVLPDEYAHLGNLVSIDGSLIDAVLSMEWADYRSGSKKAKAHIGFDINRGIPRKIFLTDGKEGERPFVDKIIDKGETGVMDRGYQSHNHFDQWQAAEKFFVCRIRENTHKTVIRENAVNPDSIVFYDQIVLLGTKGINQTEKELRLVGYRIDGKDYWVATNRYDLTAEEVAQVYKLRWNIETFFGWWKRHLKVYHLIARSEYGLMVQILGGLITYLLLAIYCREQHQEPVSISRVRELRNQIANEAAAEQQSRRTRIQGNSNKIRQLKRKKRRAKT
- the gntH gene encoding guanitoxin biosynthesis MBL fold metallo-hydrolase GntH — translated: MGKISRRDMLKISGLGIGACIAGNALGQVALASGDTNGQQTLNQSFQPGTALGPDEMRITFCGTWYTPRINQACNSIYVEVGGGENGKPLDQFVFDCGSGVVAKYVALGVPYSRMDKVFLTHLHGDHMSDLTTIYCFGPASDRKSALNVWGPSGDTKNEGTWFFCKKLLEMAKWHRESFSFLPTGYKGDGDGYDLKVKELRYMKNPGIAYHKNGVKISHFPAIHARDGSISYKLEWNGISMVFTGDTKPNNYVLEHAQGVDILIHEMAAPADVWTTKETGLKPGDEGYYKVLALNAEVIENSHTLQSAFGYIMSQTQPRLGVATHFPNDPDLIDPAYADIRCFYGGDVTIATDLLVITINKDKTIQQAMAVVPDYPWYKGDPLKGTLAHPKYHGPLAQFNNTLLANVIPADLYRACTTKKS
- a CDS encoding ISL3 family transposase encodes the protein MQPEALFGVALGIVPPWEVTEVTFSKESNRLDITIDFQRGATFPCPVCGAPAPAYDTTEKEWRHLNFFQYEAYIHAWVPRVNCPNEGCGVKQIQVPWARAGSGFTLLFEALVMTMARDLPVNVMARLFSVTDTRLWRIINAYVEMARAKEDFSDVKRIGIDETSVKKGHDYVTFFFDLDQKKLLFGTEGKDNETVKDFVADLAKHGGDPEQITDAAIDMSKAFIKGVKEQLPNAVTTFDKFHLIKLMNEAMGKIRAEEARQFPEILKKSRFLFLKNPENLTPEDQERLDTIVANQCHKSVEAYTHKLNLQNVYFAESRHEAEALLTQWHKSASKSSLWLIKKMSRTVNEHWDGILSHFDSGLTTGFLEGVNSLIQAAKARARGYRNPRNMISMAYLIAGRLKFNRLYALPT